tattaaagttgaACATAAGATATTACTTTTCTTAGGCTtttcgaaataattttaatattttctaaaaaggcCATTTTTCTCACTATTTGCAATgtcttttaatacttaattataacattacacaattttatatattttatttcttcatctATCTGAACATTAACCCTTTACTGTTTATTAGTGACGTTCTGCCATGACTTTGGTCTAATGAGGTCAATTAGATATTACGTAAGTATACAACTGCACCTTTCAAGTCTTATAAGCAATACGAGTTTTATAAGAAAGCATGCCAGTTATACATAGAAATAAACGTATAAAGTATTCATTACAAACATAATCTCCTTAATACACTTCTTCAGTTTCTCCTGAAATCCCAACCTGCAATCATTGGAGCTattaaaataccaattttattGCCATTCCTTTCTAGCATGCCAATTCCTGTATCTCGTACTTGAATATATGAATCTCATTTGACCGAAATAACGTCGGGTATTACTTTAACACCAAGGGCCTAAATATAACATGAGTCTGCTCCACTTATTTACCGAATATGTACCTTTTATGCTCCTGAATTATTGTTCTAATGTATTGTTCAGTCTCGTGATTCTCAGAAACATATTCTGTACTGAATTTCCCTATCTGATCATCTCTGTCTAATTTTACTGAAATGCTACTATCCCCTACttctaatgtaaatataaaaataacatcccAAACATTGCTTTTACAGTATATGCATATTTACCTTTGTTAAGTTTCAGTTTATTCCTTATCAACAAATATTACAACGTGTAACAAAGCATAGGCGATATTGACATTTAGAAAATTAGACCTATATATGCGCTTAATTCTTGTTGAAAATGGCCAACCGTTAAATGAGCGAAATGGACTATCttccctttattttatttttctagaaataGAAAGTCTCGACATGGTGCTGCAATAAATAAATGGTTTCACAAAACTGCTTGTAACTTTTCATGGATGAATTAGTCATTAAAATGCTcaccattaaataaaaaatagttttatgaaacAACTGACTTCCAAACTTTCAGACTCTTTAATCACATATGCTTTCCAATTAATTGACTCAAAACTAAACTTGATGATTAACatacatatctatatatattaaacactttCTCAGCAATTATGTACATGAAATTTTAAGGTAGGACTATGATGATAGATAATATCACGGCTATATACTTAGTACATAACTGCAACCTATAATAAAGTAATCAAAGCATATCACAGAAATATTCTATGCACACTCACTCTAATAATATGTACTCTACAACTACACTACatctaaaactgaactacagaatactgGTATCACCGGCCAAAAtacaactgaccagaggccaatagtaaatggcgatcgtcacggcagacaaaggATAGCGACAAAAAAAGGGTCGGGAGTGGGTcttatttaattgtttcattttagATGAACTTATAAAAACCATACTGAGGTTCCGCATGGTTATCTCTAATCTACTTGATACTGATAagttttattgttcattttcACAATTATAAATCCAAATATTTCTGTTATCTATTGATttctgtacaaaatttaaattcattatttttaaatgttgtattattcAGATTTTCCCTTccctattttaaagtaaatatttcattatgtacGTGGATAAGTGTTTTTGCATCATCTGTTTTCTTCTACAAACTCTGaacttagtaaataattttaaagacacCTTTGTTGTTTTTCTTCATCGTCTACAAGATTCAGACCCTTATGCGTGaccttttttatttaatggtttcTACAGTCTACAGAATCCCTAATAACTTGTACTCTTTTCGTTTTAAAAGGCTTTTGGTTCATGGGTAATATTGTTAATGAATATTAACAATCATGTTCTCAAATTCTGAACCATCACATTCTGAGAAAGAATACTAGAcaacattgtatttatataaaataattataacattcaaattaataACAACGTAAGAAATCACATTTTGGATATGCAGTTGaaacatatgatatattataaataaatatttatatttgacttCTCGGAGACTTACAATTTATAACTACAACAATTACTTTGATTTGATAGGtttctattttttaaacagaCATTTTTGAAAAAGCTTGGAGCACAGCTCAATGGACAAAGTAAAAAACCAAACCATTCCCCACCAATTTGCGGAAAGGGTTTCGTTTACGGCTCACCAAATATGCAAAAATCCGAACAAATAAACTACAAACATGTATCCCCTGGCCAGTGGCCAATTATCGAGCATTGCTCACTTCAGTATTTagctgcaaaatatttaaaaattaaacttatattaaaaatgcaaaagaTAATCGAccttttacaaaatacttttaaatacatgTGTAGAATTTTGTACATTGTAAGCTTCGTAGTCTTACAGTTATAGGTATAGAGGTCTCTTCACGTATAAATATTATCGAATTGGACCAACCATCACATTTTGTCTATACCACTTTAAACGTATAAGACTTCTCATACTTGCAGTACACATAGAGACTATTattcaagttaaaattaaaagaaaactgtatATAACAACTTTTAACATAGCATGTTCTCAGCCAAGGCTGCTGGAATTTTCGGATGTTTTCGGTTTCTCACTACTACGAGTAACGTTCAGCAGTATTAAGAGGATGTATTGTACATTTAGATAAATGTTTCTTAGTATTAATAACACTACATTTTTTCATTGAACTTTCATTTTTAGATCCATATCATTCATTTAAAACCTCAGATttcatgtataaattattttagaatttgaaaagattattcaggtataaataaattaaagtccaTCAAAAAATTACACCAAagtttatttacaagaatgtttgaatatataaatatttgcagCTAACTTACACGTAGATGACTGTCAGGCGTTCTGTAAAAGTAGTTGACACCCTCGTGTTTCACGAACGTCCCTCGTTGTAGTGGCAGTGACACGCTGTATGGCTGATTATTGGTGGCTGGTGGCCTCTGGTGATCTGGAGTCTTCTGCGGCTTGAAGGATCGGTCGTTTTGGGGATAATCATGAGCCGGGTGTGGCTCGTGCAATGAGGTTTGTGAGTCCGTGTTGATATTATAGTTGATATACTCTGTTGATCCACTGTCGGAGTATTGATGGCTGTACGAATCTGTTTGGTACTCAGGAATATTTAAACGCTGTTCTCTGTCTTTCTTGCGTTTTCTCTTTTCCTTGTTGTCATTCTTGTTGTGCTCTTCGTAATCCTTAAGTGCTTTTTTAACATCCTCTATATCAGTTTCCTTGGTTATTACCTTTATATCACTTTCATAGTCTTCTCCTTCTTTCACATTTATTCCTTCTAAAGGAGCAAGCTGTTCACTAAGTTGAGGATCGTAATGGTGGAAATGGATTTCCTTAATGATTTTTTTAGGCTTACACTGTCCTTTTcccttctttttcttcttcttcttttttactGGTGTAGTAACTGACCGAAACTGCCCCATCGCCATCGTGGTGGACGGCCCAAACCGGTACGAATTCCTAGGATGCTGCACAAAGTTCTGTGTCATAACTTTAAACTTGTTGTATTGTGACGTTGGCGAATAGTGGTAGTATGTCTTGTAGTTTCTAGGGTACCGCACGTAAACTCTGGTACCAGGTATTCGTTGCATTACTTGGCGCTGATAACTTGGATGAGAGCTGCGAAACTGACTTACTGGTGGCATTGGCTTAGGAGGACCGTAATGCCGCAATGGTGTTTGAATCTTCTCGTTGCACATGTGGTAGTTACCATTTGAGGTTTGATAACTTGATAATAACGGAGTTCTGATTTGTCGTGGTTCCTCCTGCTTTGGTTCGCTATCATCATCGTCTTCGAAATCAAAACTGGGATCGTCATCAAGAGCAGGATAAGTTTTTGTCACTATTATCGGTTTCCCTGGCTCATGGCTGTTGTGTACAGTAACCTTGACGTCACGTGATTGATAATCGTTAGACAAGGAGATGGGAGGAGATCTTGTCGATCTAGTACTTTCTCGAAATTCTGGGGGTTCTAGAAaatcttttgtaaaaaattcatcaTGGTTACTCACTTCATCTTCATTGCTTTCACTGTCTTCATCTTCGTCCTCATTATCATCGTCACTGTTATCACCATTATACTCTTCACTCGTTATTGGAGGAGGGTCAGTGATAAAACCTGGAAGATCAATATGAGGTATTCgaattttatcaatttcttctTGAAAATCAGAAGAGATAGTTGGAGAAAACGGAAACTCGTCGCTAAAAGAAGTGGTTGGCATTGGCCTATTTGTCTCTTCCAGTTTCTTCACAGGGACTAGAGTGTACTTGGGTGTGTGAGGGCTGACTGGAATATTAGGTACGAGCTGAACGTTTTCTGGATATGTGAAACGAATATCTTCGAAGTTTCTTTCGACTGGAGAACCCCCAGGTATGTCGTACTTTCGATGGTCTATCACGAGCTTTTGATCAAAgtctaaaaacaaaagaaaataatcatatttaagtatatacactaataaataagtaaatatttttaaaatctattttatgtttattagaatTAGATTTTATGAAAACGTATAAAATTTAGGTACTTAGGGGGAAACATATCAAGGGGCGGAAAATCCTGACCCGTATACTTAGACCTCGGACTTAACGTTGGAGTCAGAAACAGAACACGGCAAAAAAAGAATATGGATAGGATTAGTATCTTAGTGGATACAACAGACACTCTGAACACatttaatcactattttgaaagtgataaaatgttatataatcagTCTTTTTACTCAAAGTATAGTATTATTTGTGTACCAGgactaattatttaatatttttatcacattatagtattttagtaaaatgtatttggtTTATTAAGAGGTACCATATTTACatcttaactttttaaatatcgaATATAATTATTGGTAAAGTTGGTAGGATGAGAAACTTTCCCTTCATTTTACTAATAGGTTATCTAATACTATCTCTTAACCTACACAAATCAGTTGCCAACAGTATTCACAAcatcctttaaaaaatatttcgagttatacatatcataattttaaataccagCATTTACTAAAACTTCTCTGCTGCTTGGATTTACTGTACAAACTTTCATTaattactattacaaaaactcGTCCATTGTACATTGCCAAGCCATATTATAAAGCATTAATCGCAAACAACTTAATCTTAGTTTCATTAAAACAGTTGATACGAAAATATAGCTCATTGCATAGTATACACAGCATTGatcaaattaatattctttttataatttacgatactaataaaaatgtatttgttttataagaaCTACTAGTacataatgtattgttaatttactaaaacaaaagatttaagtgattttgcaatttattgttacttaaatACATTCAAGAACCTCcctgatttgttatttatttaaactttgtgcaattaccttatttaaattacagttatttaattaaagtcataaattaataaagaactcAAGTTTTAAATGCGACAGTTAAAGCAGACAGCTTATTTGAATTGCATATTAATGGGGTTGGTAAAAGGTTAAATCATTCCATTTTAATTGctgttttctaattattttaacttttgtatttCACCGTATAACAACGGTTTATTCCCGCTAAtgagaatattttatacttaacaaTTATTTCTCGTGACGAAGTTCTTTACTTTACCTACTTAaactttctaataaataaaatgtatgtatataaccTAAGTTCcgaagtttatttaattttaaaatcgaaTACTACGTTTCTGTATTTATTAATCCATATAATATTTGCTTAGGGATTTTTAAGCGGCCACTTAAATAAAATAGAGGGTAAAGTAATATACTTAAGATTATTTGGTTTTAGTGATATAATCGCTGGTAAATAAAcgctataaaataatacaacattacaaatattttcatttatatttgctGAGATTGAATATTATGACACTTACGTCACAATATTTATACctaaaaattcaaatatcatTATGAATTAACTGcattaatatacttatatatatcaATACTATATACTTATAGCAATATCTATCctgtatactattattatattacgatGAACATTTGTAAGACCGAGAACAAAGAAATCATTCTTTTCTTGatctattgtatttttatgctctaattaataattatcaacGTTAATAAAACGCTACGTTCTGTATTTATCAATCCATACAATATTTGCTTCAGGGTTTTTACGCggccattttaataaaataaatggtaaattaatatgcattaaaatagttagttttagttatataatCTCTGGTAAATGAACGCTATAAAGTCCATCACtaatattttcacatatatttgATAAGGTTGAATATTAAGACTCTTATGACTTAAAATTTATACCTATCTAAAAAAGTTCAAATATCATTATGaattaactatattaataatgttatatacttATAGCAATATCCAAACTGTATACTTATATTATGGCAAGACGAACATTTGTAAGACCGAGAGCAAACAAATCATTCCTACTTGATCCTTTGTATTTTTGTGCTCTAAATAATTatctattgaaattaaaaccGTTAGCCTTATCAACTGTCtcttataaaatcaaaattggcTCAAATAATGTGATTATACTTATACAGTTACATCCTGCCACAGAGTTGTTCTTGTTTTACGTTcttgtttttacttatttgtttttatactcttgtacatattaattatattaataggaAGTTAAATAGAAATCTCGATCATCTGTAGTAAATTTACCACaggttttttttctatatttgaaTGCATATATTgctatatattttcattaatttttgtatgttacttattaaatattattactgctCCGACAGGCACACAAAAGGATCAGGCTCAATGCAATGTAAATTATGTTATACAATATCAAGTGAACTGcatgtcaatttattttaattgattagtGGCCATAGTGATCggattttcattttcaattgaaCTTTCAAGATGTTTAATCttgtaaatatgaatacaaattaataaatagttttattgtatttaataatttaaatgtgaaaatatcaatatatattttataatttgttatatttacttgGAATATCTTCTATCAACTATAATAGTTAACAAAAAGTACAATCGTTACTTGACCTGGACAAGTAACATCCAAGTTTGTTACTTATTTATGCTCGTTTACCAATTACTTGTTTTATCCCACACACTTTATGATactttgatttaataaatataatacagtttaagTCAAATGGGCTATATACAACGCTAAAGTGCTTAGTTAAAGGCCGTATCAAGTAGTCCAAGAAACTTGGATAGGCTTGGAAAATAGGAAAAACAAATACTAAGTTAAGCAAGATAAAATCACCAAGAATTTCCCAagagtattataaaactaaaggaCACTCTCTTCACTTTGTCGACCTAATCCCACTTTTCCTAATCTTTCAATTTCTACTTTATAATCAGATCTCACCACCTTTGCTATAACGGCGCTGAATCTTTTAATTGTCACAAGCTaggtgcaatattttaaattatgaacgTTGAACTATTTGATAGATGGTTTtacattgaacatttaattttaaattttgttgcatTTTAAAAGACCCATAGTTGGTTAGCGATAGCTTAAGTTTAAATTGTGCCTAAACCGTATTCTGTTTTACCAGTATTGAAGACTGTTGACCTCAACCCGTGTGAAATCCAGACTTGTTATCACAAACTGAACTAAAATTTCTAATGAGTCTCAGAAATTCGCTACTTATTAACGtaaacttaaattacattttattcgtaataattctttttcttcatttattCCCTTCTTTTTTGATACTagccctttgagtgccgcagcgttttgctatatgatatgcataaaatgccgagcgaaaatgcctgattctgcaagggtctggttaaaaattcataacaaatttatttattggtataacgtcttgggtttttgtttttttagataaatatattttatttatacatataatacattgatcacttatttaacgttttcatacaaaaaaaaatcgttaacaaaaactttatgagcaaaaacatttagttttttattttgacacaacttagtgttattgaaatattttattttttcacttttagttattctatcttatactccatttaattctttacaaaaagacaaaacattttttatacttataaataaagtttggaaaataaatatgaaaatatcaatcactacaaaactagaaattgtctaacctaacctaacactctgtgtattgtctacactgataatgcttaaatataatgcctgcaatactaggtcttcattgtcagcaatgtttttacgactcattgtttataaatatcactgaacaaacacaaaaaacataaaaactatacaaacgtatttagtaaagtactagctgcttacgatcgccgtaactcgcggcattgttctacttacacacagactagaacaacatacacaaacgaaataatttgaagatattaACACTACAAAcacatttacacttaaaaactttcaatatcattttaaaataaacagcagcgcaaacaaaacacgtgacggctcgtccgcgtagcggtcgattctaaactcgactgACGCGCTCATTTTACAACCgtcgtaaaaatcagaatctaaccagaatgcaacaaaactACATAAACAGTTACGTGGAAGCCTCTGGAATGCgaatgtatagtcattgagccaatttatataaatattatataaaatataagcgttactgcagaagtcgctaacagtgattctggcatttcttgcatataatgcgggatcgctgacagcgatgctccggcactcaaagggatAGAGGTGTGACATACTCGTACTTGCAATATTATTACCCTAATACGGCACGTCAAAAAGTTCCTCGCATTCGGTGCATACGGTGCAAAGCTCTGAGCATCGTCTAGTTTAGTCTACAATCGTTAAAAAAGTTATCACATTCGGTGCATACGGTGCAAAGCTCTGAGCATCGTCTAGTTTAGTCTACAATCGTTAAAAAAAGTTATCACATTCGGTGCATACGGTGCAAAGCTCTGAGCATCGTCTAGTTTAGTCTACAATCGTTAAAAAAAGTTATCACATTCGGTGCATACGGTGCAAAGCTCTGAGCATCGTCTAGTTTAGTCTACAATCGTTAAAAAAAGTTATCACATTCGGTGCATACGGTGCAAAGCTCTGAGCATCGTCTAGTTTAGTCTACAATCGTTAAAAAAAGTTATCACATTCGGTGCATACGGTGCAAAGCTCTGAGCATCGTCTAGTTTAGTCTACAATCGTTAAAAAAGTTATCACATTCGGTGCATACGGTGCAAAGCTCTGAGCATCGTCTAGTTTAGTCTACAATCGTTAAAAAAAGTTATCACATTCGGTATACCAATAAACTAACTATTTCAGCTGTGTAATGAATAAATCATCCTTTTCCCATTAGACCTTTAGTGACAGAAGAAGATAAAAATCGTTTATTTAGttcaaaaccaatttaaaatactgGATTGGTATTTAAAAACTAGTTACATCACCTCTTAAACGCATCTTAAAAATTGAACTATATTTTACGTTATACTTATATTTGCATTCTTTTCGATTATAGGTGTAGAAAACGAATATAATATTGAGGACCTACTATTTGGAAAACACCAAAGGtagtacattatatataattacataactttaaactgaaattaaatttcaattactgGAGCCCTCGTGATAGTGAAATTGTGATGTGgagaaatgtaataataattttaaaaaatattttagaaagtcTCTTTTTCTTATTGCAATGCACATGACATCACCTAGACAAGATACATATGAAGAATACTATATTACTGCTTTATTGAATGGTATAAGATTttagagtaattttatttattcctgtatTAAACACGAGGCCGGTTTACACGCGTGGACTACTTTGctttgttaatgttttgtttcCATTTAGATAGAACCCTTGTAAGAATGTATGATTGAAGTTTTAAAAGAGTGAAAGCAAAACATTTCTTCTACCTAAAGAACCTATTCGgaaaatagtttaatacatacaagaaatgtattatgtttttaataattaaatcgaTTCCAATTTCTGTGTTCGTAAAATACTCCAAATGGAGATAGTAAAGTATTGAATGATAAGGTAAAAGGATTACATTTTTTGTGTACGTTTCAAGTTGCCGGGAAATTACATTCCTTGTAACATAATAGGTTATCTAAAATCAGCTAATAACAGCTTATTAaatcttgtatataaaaatacacttaaaataaatacataacgtTCTGTTAAACACAGATCTACTTAAAGGAAAGAAAGTGTACAGAATTACAAATCTGCCCAGGTCAATGTAGCAACACGTATTTGTAGAATTTGTTCTAAACTAAGACCTCACAAAGTAAATATCCATTCTAGCTTTATAACTAAGTAGAACTAAGACAATACTGTTATGAATCTTAGACTTAGGGTCAAGAGTATTTGTAACTAACTCTGATTTTCCAGTTCACATCGAGTCGGAACATTGATTGCACGAATACATTCTCGAAATATTTCGGTCTTGCTATGGTAAGTCATCGTCAGTCAACAGTGTTTAATTAAAACAGCCAAAAATATTCAACCGTAGTTACAGGTCAGTTGAAATGGGCTGAACTTTCTCGTGATTGCCTAAAGCTTGACCAAAAAACGACCAATTTTATACAGAGTGACAAATTGGCTGCCAGCTGACAGTTTCAAGCTATCTTCCTGttgaaatttatatgttaattttaataaattctaagttttctcgttttattattgaattatattattaaagggTATTTGTGCaggtatttttgttttctgtcaCAGTTTTTCGATATATCAGATTTTAAGTTAATCCCATAAGTTTTGCTTGACTCTATTACGTAATCTTTTGGAAGATCCATGTTTGAATGGATTAGCTAAAAGTatacatgtacataaataaattttaaaatcgttaGAAAGTTCAAATATGTGTTTtggtttataatgtttattaaatttataatattagtaatacaataattcTATAATGTAACCTATTAAGTAGAGAGATCTtgatttaatttctaatattaaaatttacataaaacaattaacacATGTTATGCATTTTCATAACGTTAAatagttattgtacaatattaaagTATCTTGTAGTATATTTAGGACCCATTTTTAGCTAGTATgctattattagtttttttaatgtcattattttctagttaacaatttagaattaaaaatattttgcataacGTATTGTTTACTTTATGAATGTAATCCCAAGTCTAGATAAAATATGAATGGATTATTTCATCTCATgtcgtaaaaatgttttatatttattatataaatacacaaaaatattctGAAATGTGAAAACAATTTCCAGGAATAATTGGAATTAAGCCTAAGGCTTGAACTTAACCATACACACTGTTATCTAAGATAAAACCATGTTGACTACATAATTCACTTATCTGTGACCTTACTAAGACATAATTGCTGCAAGCAACAATCATTTTAGTGAATAAAATTCAATGTCAACTTGAGCAGCCAATTGGAGTTTTAATTTCCTTCTAGACCTGTTGCCATGGAGATGCGACTACGCTGTTATGTCAACAGAAGTTCAATAAATAGAAATCTGATAGTGCAGGATTTTATGTTTAAGTTAAGAAGTGAAACGcgcatgtaatttaaaaacaatgtttataccatatattttaataatatattgcgTTTTATCTAAAATAAGAACAGTATTATATATTTGGATATAATATTAACAGTTAAATACGTATACTGAGAACTTATCTTCCTGTTTTTAACCCTCTAATTGCCAGAAGGAGAAAATAATGATCCTTCTAATATAATTCTACCCAACTTGCATCCAAAGGGTTAAGATAGATTACTTCACAATAGTTCAAGTTTATAGTTCAACATGAGTGTTGTTTCAGTAACGGTATAAACGTTTTCATTaaggttttattacttttattcctttaaggttttattatactaaaactgAAGCTTGTATCGCATAAAAAAATACCACTTTAAATTAAGCAAGTAGATATTCATTTATCAGTTTAGGTCATAACTTTGAAATAGTTTTGGCCTAGACTCACTTCCTTTCAAAGTTTCAGTGATTCTTGAACCGGGCTCGTGGCCTTCGTCGTCGGACTTTTTCTGGCCTGCGAGAAGCGAGAGACTTGGTACTATGCATGCTGCTGCGACTATAACCtgcaaacaagttttaaaatgtaaactactGTGGATAgactaaattaataaacataaaaaccattttatttattaagtttctgtttaaataaaaatgtatactaagtAATAGTCAATAACATCGATTCCGATGATCaattattgtgtaataatttcACAATATTCAAACTATTTATCATTAAGAGAGTCTAGGTTTGTTCTGATTTAATTTATACTACATCATTATTAAGAATTAACTCAATTGAATGGCATATTCCAAATCTACAGCAAATAAATGAAACAGTCGTTATTGTTGATCTAGCTTAGCACTCATTACACAActctagaaattatttttaagttaaaaagtgtttaaaaactgTAAGTTTAGAAACGCTCTCTAATTACGTTTATAATGTCggtgttttaaatgaattaaaacttatatttgaaattataaaaaagaaatatttctaaaaatacataTGGAACGTATAGTAAAACCTCTTACTGAAACTGTTTCATAAAATAGTGTTACCAAATAAGTTACACTGAGccagtaatttaatttaagttatttctaTTAGTATCACATTATCGTACAATAAGAAGATAAATTCAAACGATGTAATTACAGGCTTCATGCACAAAGTAATTACGTCATCCGTGTATCTATTCTATGTATTAAACAATAACGTTTTGTCTCGTTCCTTTTGACTTTGAAGAACCTGTTTACCAGCCATGCACAGCTCTCTTGCTTGCTGCTGTCTCATTAACATGGGGAGGAAAGATCGTAGATAGGCTGAGACTTGCAGctttttggtttgttgaattgggTTTCAGGGGAAATATAACTGGATCTATCGAGGAAGTTGTTTCTTGTACGAAACTTCGAAGGGATGGATTGATGTCATATCTCTCGAATGAGGAAAGGAAAAACATTCCTTTTATGGAATTTGGACTGTGGATAGCATTTCATTATCTTAGTAAATCATGAGTTAATaatagtggttttttttttatttttatgcgagagatttatgattattttagcccaataatttatttgtaaaatgatgGAACCGGATTATTTTACTGCAGTTAAGTcagataagaaaatatatatttttgtttctttcgtAGCTAATCCTTCATATTTTCGATAACATTacacaagtaatataatatatatggttttttataCGAGATCACTCATTAAAAT
This Homalodisca vitripennis isolate AUS2020 chromosome 3, UT_GWSS_2.1, whole genome shotgun sequence DNA region includes the following protein-coding sequences:
- the LOC124358661 gene encoding uncharacterized protein LOC124358661 yields the protein MRYIVIVAAACIVPSLSLLAGQKKSDDEGHEPGSRITETLKGNFDQKLVIDHRKYDIPGGSPVERNFEDIRFTYPENVQLVPNIPVSPHTPKYTLVPVKKLEETNRPMPTTSFSDEFPFSPTISSDFQEEIDKIRIPHIDLPGFITDPPPITSEEYNGDNSDDDNEDEDEDSESNEDEVSNHDEFFTKDFLEPPEFRESTRSTRSPPISLSNDYQSRDVKVTVHNSHEPGKPIIVTKTYPALDDDPSFDFEDDDDSEPKQEEPRQIRTPLLSSYQTSNGNYHMCNEKIQTPLRHYGPPKPMPPVSQFRSSHPSYQRQVMQRIPGTRVYVRYPRNYKTYYHYSPTSQYNKFKVMTQNFVQHPRNSYRFGPSTTMAMGQFRSVTTPVKKKKKKKKGKGQCKPKKIIKEIHFHHYDPQLSEQLAPLEGINVKEGEDYESDIKVITKETDIEDVKKALKDYEEHNKNDNKEKRKRKKDREQRLNIPEYQTDSYSHQYSDSGSTEYINYNINTDSQTSLHEPHPAHDYPQNDRSFKPQKTPDHQRPPATNNQPYSVSLPLQRGTFVKHEGVNYFYRTPDSHLRVS